One region of Exiguobacterium acetylicum genomic DNA includes:
- the treP gene encoding PTS system trehalose-specific EIIBC component, translating into MKPNYRQIAEQIIENIGGKENIEQAAHCVTRLRLTLKNQELVDQDALLEVPLVKGAFLNAGVYQIVIGAGDVDRVYAEFIQLTGLQATTIADVKSSGAAKMNPFQKLIKVFSDVFMPIIPAIIVAGLLMGINNLFGIEFGGKTMIDRYPNLQGLWDLINMMANTAFVFLPALVGWSATKRFGGSEILGIVMGLMLVHPDLLNAWNYGQSALKGEIPTFNILGLFEIEKVGYQGQILPVLAAAYVLSTIERWLKKRVPNAIQLLVVPITTITLTGFLALAVIGPVTRQVGDWITIGVVNTFEAVPLLGALLFGALYAPLVITGMHHMFIAVDLQLIGQSGTTFIWPMIAISNIAQGSATLAMLFLAKNVNDKNMASTSALSAYFGITEPAMFGVNLRFKYPFYAALVGSAIASAFIAVSGVLAPAIGVGGLPAFISIVPGSILSFIVGMVIAIIVPVACTFLFHYVSTKRAKKAALKKAA; encoded by the coding sequence ATGAAACCAAACTATCGTCAGATTGCAGAGCAAATCATTGAGAACATCGGAGGTAAGGAGAACATCGAGCAGGCAGCTCACTGTGTCACTCGTCTTCGTTTAACGCTTAAGAATCAAGAGCTTGTCGATCAAGACGCCTTACTTGAAGTTCCGCTCGTCAAAGGCGCGTTCTTGAACGCGGGTGTCTATCAAATCGTCATTGGTGCCGGTGATGTCGACCGGGTCTATGCAGAATTCATTCAACTGACCGGCTTACAGGCAACAACGATCGCAGATGTAAAATCGTCTGGTGCTGCTAAGATGAATCCGTTCCAAAAGTTGATCAAAGTCTTTTCTGACGTCTTCATGCCTATCATTCCGGCAATCATCGTTGCTGGTCTCTTAATGGGAATCAACAATCTATTCGGAATCGAGTTCGGTGGCAAGACGATGATCGATCGTTATCCGAACTTACAAGGACTTTGGGATCTCATCAATATGATGGCAAACACCGCCTTCGTCTTCCTCCCGGCACTCGTCGGTTGGTCAGCGACGAAACGCTTCGGTGGAAGTGAGATTCTCGGGATCGTTATGGGTCTGATGCTTGTTCACCCAGATCTCTTAAACGCTTGGAACTACGGGCAAAGTGCTCTAAAAGGTGAAATCCCGACGTTCAACATTCTCGGTCTCTTTGAAATTGAAAAAGTCGGCTACCAGGGACAAATCCTCCCTGTACTCGCTGCCGCTTACGTCCTCAGTACGATTGAACGTTGGCTCAAAAAACGAGTACCGAATGCGATTCAATTGCTCGTCGTACCGATTACGACGATCACATTGACGGGATTCCTCGCCCTTGCCGTCATCGGACCGGTCACGCGTCAAGTCGGTGACTGGATTACGATCGGTGTCGTCAATACGTTCGAAGCTGTTCCGTTACTTGGTGCCTTACTTTTTGGCGCACTCTATGCGCCGCTCGTCATTACCGGCATGCACCACATGTTCATCGCTGTTGATCTACAGTTGATCGGACAAAGCGGAACGACGTTCATCTGGCCGATGATCGCGATTTCGAACATTGCTCAAGGTTCAGCAACACTCGCGATGCTTTTCCTCGCGAAAAACGTTAACGATAAAAACATGGCATCAACGTCCGCTTTATCCGCCTACTTCGGCATCACGGAACCAGCCATGTTCGGAGTCAATCTCCGGTTCAAATATCCGTTTTACGCAGCACTCGTCGGTTCAGCGATCGCGTCAGCTTTCATCGCTGTCAGTGGCGTTCTTGCTCCTGCGATCGGTGTCGGCGGATTACCTGCTTTCATTTCGATCGTACCAGGTTCGATTCTGTCGTTCATCGTCGGCATGGTGATCGCGATCATCGTCCCCGTCGCCTGTACGTTCCTGTTCCACTATGTCTCAACGAAACGCGCAAAAAAAGCTGCCCTGAAAAAAGCAGCGTAA
- a CDS encoding DUF6612 family protein: MKKTRWVAAGIVAASIGLAGCQDGQTDSGSGSGSGSTKSGELSNTELLKKATAAQEDIKSFHMEGTVSSKAGEMAMDQKVSADIIQKPLAMKQTMTMKNPEDGKDVTIESYIVDDKMYLSQNGQWIVQDVSELGEMVEAMESSASTEQNLQLLKKYKDNWTAKKEGDVYQIDVKLSGDDLKAFMKDSLEQTGQMAQMKDAMDSIDYKKMNYKMTYDAKTFYPKSLDMDMVFAIEKETEFNMKNKSTFSKFNEINEITLPAEAKDAQPLTGAGQ; encoded by the coding sequence ATGAAGAAAACAAGGTGGGTAGCAGCCGGGATTGTCGCAGCATCAATTGGACTTGCCGGATGCCAAGATGGACAGACGGATTCAGGTAGTGGTAGCGGATCGGGTTCGACGAAGTCAGGGGAACTCTCGAACACAGAGCTGTTAAAGAAAGCGACAGCTGCTCAAGAGGATATCAAATCGTTCCATATGGAAGGAACGGTCAGCTCTAAAGCAGGTGAGATGGCGATGGATCAGAAGGTTTCAGCTGATATCATTCAAAAGCCGCTCGCGATGAAGCAGACGATGACGATGAAAAATCCTGAAGACGGGAAAGACGTGACGATTGAAAGTTACATCGTTGACGATAAAATGTATCTTTCACAAAACGGACAATGGATCGTTCAAGATGTTTCGGAATTAGGTGAGATGGTCGAAGCGATGGAATCATCGGCATCAACGGAACAAAACTTGCAACTCTTAAAGAAATACAAAGATAATTGGACAGCGAAAAAAGAGGGCGATGTCTATCAAATCGACGTTAAGCTGAGTGGTGACGATCTGAAAGCCTTCATGAAGGATTCCCTCGAACAGACAGGACAGATGGCACAGATGAAAGACGCGATGGATAGCATCGATTATAAGAAGATGAACTACAAGATGACGTACGACGCGAAGACGTTCTATCCGAAGTCTCTCGACATGGACATGGTGTTTGCGATCGAAAAAGAGACTGAGTTCAATATGAAGAATAAGTCGACGTTCTCGAAATTCAATGAGATTAACGAAATCACATTACCGGCGGAAGCAAAAGACGCACAACCGCTCACAGGTGCAGGACAATAA
- the treR gene encoding trehalose operon repressor: MPKYLNISHELAQRIQEGTLPAETKLPSETELMHEFEASRGTVRKAIDALQEKGFVRKHQGKGVFVLSQEAIEFQFNGIVSFSEAHRRMGRHTVETDVVSCEVLSASAELASLLHVAQGTDVTRIERIRQIDGERVIRDINHFVTALVPGLTTDIARGSIYQYIEETLGRQISYAKRKIEARPATMEDQERLDLHDMTHVIVVTNDTYFYEGQHFERTESRHRLDKFQFTDIARR; this comes from the coding sequence ATGCCGAAGTATTTAAACATCTCTCACGAGCTCGCACAGCGGATTCAGGAAGGAACGCTCCCAGCTGAAACGAAATTACCTTCTGAGACGGAATTGATGCACGAATTCGAGGCGAGCCGCGGAACGGTCCGAAAAGCGATCGATGCCCTTCAAGAAAAAGGCTTCGTCCGTAAACACCAGGGGAAAGGTGTCTTCGTCCTGTCGCAAGAAGCGATCGAATTCCAATTCAACGGGATCGTCAGCTTCTCGGAAGCACATCGCCGGATGGGGCGTCATACCGTCGAGACGGATGTAGTGTCCTGCGAAGTCCTTTCCGCTTCCGCTGAGCTGGCTTCATTATTGCATGTGGCACAAGGAACGGACGTAACACGCATCGAGCGCATTCGCCAGATCGATGGTGAACGGGTCATCCGTGACATCAATCATTTCGTGACCGCACTCGTGCCCGGACTCACTACTGACATCGCTCGAGGTTCGATCTATCAATACATCGAAGAGACACTCGGTCGACAGATCAGCTACGCGAAACGAAAAATCGAAGCTCGCCCTGCGACAATGGAAGACCAAGAACGACTCGACCTTCATGATATGACGCATGTCATCGTCGTCACGAACGATACGTATTTCTATGAAGGACAACATTTTGAACGGACGGAATCGCGTCACCGGCTCGATAAGTTTCAGTTCACTGATATTGCCCGTCGTTGA
- a CDS encoding alanine/glycine:cation symporter family protein, with amino-acid sequence MGNSFSDWISAVSDIVWGPPLLILLVGTGIYLTIRLGFIQITKLPYALKLAFSKHQDDKSEGDISHFQALMTALAATVGTGNIVGVATAVVLGGPGAIVWMWLSGLFGMATKYAEAILAVKYRVVDEKGQMAGGPMYYLERGLKQKWLGVLFAAFASIAAFGIGNGVQTNSVALAMKSTFDVPLYVTGIVLMVLTGVVILGGVKSIGKVVSLFVPFMIFFYVGSGLLILVMNYDLIPGAISTIFSSTFSSEAITGGAIGAAIRYGVARGVFSNEAGLGSAPIAAAAAKTDFPGRQALVSMTQVFLDTLVVCSITGLTLVMGGQLDTKLEGVELTTASFEVFLGPAGKYIVTIGLVMFAYSTVLGWSYYGEKSIYYLFGQKSILPYRILFVLVAGAGAMTTNLNMVWAISDVFNGLMAIPNLIGLIGLSGVVIAETRLFREQLKREEANRKVS; translated from the coding sequence ATGGGAAATTCATTTAGTGACTGGATTAGTGCGGTGTCCGATATCGTATGGGGACCACCGTTACTCATTCTGTTGGTCGGTACGGGGATTTACTTGACGATTCGCTTAGGATTCATTCAAATTACCAAACTGCCGTATGCACTGAAGCTTGCGTTTTCAAAGCATCAGGACGACAAGTCAGAAGGTGACATCAGTCACTTTCAAGCGTTGATGACGGCACTAGCAGCGACCGTCGGTACAGGGAATATCGTTGGTGTCGCAACCGCCGTTGTCCTCGGGGGACCAGGCGCGATCGTCTGGATGTGGTTGTCCGGTCTGTTCGGGATGGCGACGAAGTACGCGGAAGCAATCCTTGCCGTCAAATATCGTGTCGTCGATGAAAAAGGACAGATGGCAGGAGGACCGATGTATTACCTGGAGCGTGGACTGAAGCAAAAATGGCTCGGTGTCTTGTTTGCTGCATTCGCTTCGATCGCCGCGTTCGGGATCGGAAACGGGGTCCAGACGAACTCGGTCGCCCTCGCGATGAAATCGACGTTCGATGTGCCACTTTACGTGACGGGGATCGTATTGATGGTATTGACAGGTGTCGTCATTCTTGGTGGGGTCAAGTCAATCGGGAAAGTCGTCAGTCTGTTCGTTCCGTTCATGATTTTCTTCTATGTCGGAAGTGGTTTACTGATTCTCGTCATGAACTATGACTTGATTCCAGGTGCGATTTCGACGATCTTCAGCAGCACATTCTCAAGCGAAGCCATCACAGGTGGCGCGATTGGGGCAGCGATTCGTTATGGTGTCGCGCGTGGTGTCTTCTCAAACGAAGCAGGACTCGGTTCAGCACCAATCGCAGCCGCTGCTGCAAAGACGGACTTCCCGGGACGTCAAGCGCTCGTCTCGATGACGCAAGTCTTCCTCGATACATTGGTCGTCTGTTCAATCACGGGACTGACGCTCGTCATGGGAGGACAACTCGATACGAAGTTAGAGGGTGTTGAATTGACGACGGCGAGCTTCGAAGTCTTCCTTGGTCCTGCCGGAAAATACATCGTCACGATCGGACTCGTCATGTTTGCGTACTCGACCGTTCTTGGCTGGTCGTACTACGGTGAAAAATCGATCTATTATCTATTTGGTCAAAAATCGATCTTACCCTACCGCATCCTGTTCGTCTTAGTCGCCGGAGCGGGTGCGATGACGACGAACTTGAACATGGTCTGGGCGATTTCCGACGTCTTCAACGGATTGATGGCGATTCCGAACTTAATCGGTTTGATTGGATTGTCCGGCGTCGTCATTGCCGAGACACGACTGTTCCGCGAACAGTTAAAACGAGAAGAAGCGAATCGGAAAGTTTCGTAG
- the treC gene encoding alpha,alpha-phosphotrehalase — translation MITTTDWRKSAVYQIYPKSFYSPEGKATGTLRGVTAKLDYLADLGVDYLWLTPVYASPQNDNGYDVSDYYAIDPSYGTMDDFETLLAEAKQRGLSVMMDIVVNHCSTSHAWFEEGRHPDSPYHDYFIWRETPNDWISKFGGPAWSFDEVAGKYYLHLFDKTQADLNWENPRLREDVYNMMRFWRDKGVSGFRLDVINLISKTPGLPNDPAGDGRAYYTDGPNVHDYLQEMNAEVFAGHDLMTVGEMSSTSLEHCLRYSSLDEQELKMTFNFHHLKVDYPNGEKWTAAPFDFKQLKQIFSDWQSGMNGQAWNAIFWCNHDQPRVVSRFGDDVTYRVESAKMLATTLHGLQGTPYIYQGEEIGMPNPDFTDLSDYRDVETLNAYQEARDNGVTEEAILAAIRQKSRDNARTPMPWSDAVNGGFSTSEPWIPVSPTYEQINVESAVADPNSVYHHYKRLIQLRKQYNVLTDGSYRLLTPDDSSLWAYERVTNEEELLVVSNFYGTETTFTLPRDGSDYTVLLHNYQEMQTEGHTLTLRPYESLMLYRQK, via the coding sequence ATGATCACGACAACCGATTGGCGCAAATCCGCCGTTTATCAAATCTATCCGAAGAGTTTCTATAGTCCGGAGGGCAAAGCGACCGGTACGTTACGTGGCGTGACTGCCAAACTCGATTATCTGGCGGATCTTGGTGTCGATTATCTCTGGTTGACACCGGTCTATGCCTCACCACAAAACGACAATGGTTATGATGTCAGTGATTATTACGCGATTGATCCATCCTACGGAACAATGGACGATTTCGAGACGTTACTTGCAGAAGCAAAACAACGCGGTCTGTCTGTCATGATGGACATCGTCGTCAATCACTGTTCAACGTCGCATGCCTGGTTCGAAGAAGGACGTCATCCCGATAGCCCCTATCACGACTACTTCATTTGGCGCGAGACACCGAACGACTGGATATCAAAATTCGGTGGTCCCGCTTGGTCATTTGATGAGGTAGCTGGTAAGTATTACTTGCACCTGTTCGACAAGACGCAAGCGGATCTGAACTGGGAAAATCCACGTTTACGGGAAGATGTTTATAACATGATGCGCTTTTGGCGGGATAAAGGAGTCAGCGGCTTCCGACTCGATGTCATCAATTTGATCTCAAAGACGCCAGGTCTTCCGAACGATCCAGCAGGAGACGGACGTGCGTATTATACGGACGGACCGAACGTCCATGACTACTTGCAAGAGATGAACGCAGAAGTCTTTGCTGGACACGATCTCATGACGGTCGGCGAGATGTCGTCGACGTCACTTGAACACTGTCTTCGTTATTCATCGCTTGATGAACAAGAACTGAAGATGACGTTCAACTTTCATCATTTGAAGGTCGATTATCCGAACGGCGAAAAATGGACGGCAGCACCATTTGATTTCAAGCAACTGAAACAGATTTTCTCCGACTGGCAATCCGGCATGAACGGACAAGCCTGGAACGCAATCTTTTGGTGCAACCATGACCAGCCACGCGTCGTCAGCCGGTTCGGTGACGACGTCACGTATCGCGTCGAAAGTGCGAAGATGCTCGCGACGACGCTTCATGGTCTACAAGGTACACCGTACATCTATCAAGGAGAAGAGATCGGCATGCCGAATCCGGACTTCACGGATCTGTCCGACTACCGCGATGTCGAGACGTTGAACGCCTATCAGGAAGCTCGGGACAACGGTGTAACGGAAGAAGCGATTCTCGCTGCGATTCGTCAAAAATCGCGTGATAATGCGCGGACGCCGATGCCGTGGTCGGATGCTGTCAACGGTGGCTTCAGTACGAGTGAACCATGGATACCGGTCTCGCCGACGTATGAGCAAATCAATGTCGAGTCGGCTGTCGCAGACCCAAACTCGGTCTATCATCATTACAAACGATTGATTCAACTCCGCAAACAGTATAACGTGCTGACAGACGGTTCATACCGTCTGTTGACACCAGACGATTCGTCACTCTGGGCGTACGAACGCGTAACGAACGAGGAAGAGTTGCTTGTCGTTTCGAACTTCTACGGAACAGAGACGACGTTCACGTTACCTCGTGACGGATCGGATTATACGGTGCTACTTCACAACTACCAGGAGATGCAGACAGAGGGGCACACTTTGACGTTACGTCCGTATGAATCCCTGATGCTTTATCGTCAAAAGTGA
- a CDS encoding methyl-accepting chemotaxis protein, which produces MKIKTKLILLTSILLLSLVGVGLYGGFSLDHVDKQSQTITSSWIPGLNLSHETNTALSDLRRVELLHIQENDPEIKAGYDKRVKDGLATINANLAEYEKTIYLKSDRQLFDDLAKKWQTFEETTDRLLTLSTPETQKEAVTYYEGDSRDSYFAVSDQLTKIVKFNNQQAKINGDAITSSANTAHLLLFTIIGVVGLLGVIFTVLILRSIFGPLRQLQAKTHELATQGGDLTAQLDVVRDDEIGQIAQSMNQFIAHLRTIIVQVDDTATHVVSTSRHVSGRISELDQDMASTSHTIENLSAGMQETAASAEEMNSSAVDMEATIHDIVSGAEANGKRAQEVGGRAESLQVVATEAKQTANQILAETKSKLEDAMARAKAVKEISVLSDAILSIAAQTNLLSLNASIEAARAGEVGRGFAVVADEIRKLAESSRDTVEQIQDVSISVIESVEHLNSASGEMLSFIDTKVVKDYDLFEDASVQYRNDAQLFGDAAEHFAAQAGQLQELTANMLGVIHDVAVTVNDGAQGTQSMSEQINHSVQAFRDVHDQTSVSQQQAESLKEVLRQFQV; this is translated from the coding sequence ATGAAGATTAAAACGAAGCTTATCTTATTGACCTCCATACTTTTGCTTAGCTTAGTCGGTGTCGGGTTATACGGCGGATTCTCACTCGACCACGTCGACAAACAGAGTCAGACCATCACATCCTCCTGGATTCCTGGTCTGAACTTATCTCATGAAACGAATACTGCTCTATCGGATTTACGACGTGTCGAATTATTACACATTCAAGAAAATGATCCAGAGATTAAAGCCGGTTATGACAAGCGTGTCAAAGATGGTTTAGCGACCATTAATGCGAATCTTGCTGAATATGAGAAGACGATTTACTTAAAATCAGACCGTCAATTATTCGATGACCTCGCAAAGAAATGGCAGACGTTCGAAGAGACGACCGATCGCCTGCTCACTCTTAGTACACCAGAAACCCAAAAAGAAGCTGTCACTTATTATGAAGGGGACAGCCGGGATTCGTATTTCGCCGTCTCTGATCAGCTGACGAAAATCGTAAAATTTAATAATCAACAAGCGAAAATAAATGGTGATGCCATCACAAGTTCTGCCAATACAGCACACCTCCTTCTCTTCACGATCATCGGTGTCGTCGGATTACTCGGCGTCATCTTCACCGTCTTGATTTTACGCTCGATCTTCGGTCCACTTCGCCAACTGCAGGCGAAAACGCATGAACTGGCAACACAAGGTGGCGACTTGACGGCACAACTCGACGTCGTACGTGATGACGAGATTGGACAAATCGCCCAGTCGATGAATCAATTCATCGCCCATTTACGGACGATCATCGTCCAGGTCGATGATACAGCAACCCATGTCGTGTCGACTTCACGTCACGTCTCCGGTCGAATCAGCGAACTCGATCAGGATATGGCGTCGACTTCCCATACGATCGAAAATTTATCAGCCGGTATGCAGGAGACCGCCGCTTCTGCCGAAGAGATGAACTCGTCTGCCGTCGATATGGAAGCGACGATTCATGATATCGTTTCTGGTGCGGAAGCGAACGGAAAACGGGCACAAGAAGTCGGCGGACGTGCCGAATCGCTTCAAGTCGTCGCCACAGAAGCGAAACAGACCGCGAATCAGATTCTCGCTGAAACGAAAAGTAAACTCGAGGACGCGATGGCTCGCGCGAAAGCTGTCAAAGAAATTTCCGTCTTATCGGACGCCATCCTCTCGATCGCGGCGCAAACGAATCTATTGTCCCTTAACGCTTCAATTGAAGCAGCACGCGCTGGTGAAGTCGGTCGCGGCTTTGCCGTCGTCGCCGATGAGATTCGTAAACTTGCTGAAAGTAGCCGGGATACCGTCGAACAAATTCAAGACGTCTCGATTTCCGTCATCGAGTCCGTTGAACATTTGAATTCCGCTTCCGGTGAGATGCTCTCCTTCATCGATACGAAGGTCGTCAAGGACTATGATTTATTCGAAGACGCCTCCGTTCAGTATCGAAATGACGCACAATTATTCGGTGATGCAGCGGAACATTTTGCCGCTCAAGCCGGTCAACTCCAGGAACTGACAGCGAACATGCTCGGTGTCATCCACGATGTTGCCGTCACCGTCAATGATGGGGCGCAAGGCACACAATCGATGTCAGAACAAATCAATCATTCCGTCCAAGCGTTCCGGGATGTCCATGACCAGACTTCCGTCAGTCAACAGCAGGCGGAATCACTAAAAGAGGTCTTACGTCAGTTCCAAGTCTAA